The following proteins come from a genomic window of Musa acuminata AAA Group cultivar baxijiao chromosome BXJ1-7, Cavendish_Baxijiao_AAA, whole genome shotgun sequence:
- the LOC135678939 gene encoding protein P21-like, whose amino-acid sequence MAFSGAAMASLGGLSFLLLPLLFVVSHAATFDIVNQCSFTVWAAAVPGGGRQLDPSQTWTINVNPGTTGGRVWARTDCSFDGSGSGSCQTGDCGGLLECQGYGTPPNTLAEFALNQFQNLDFVDISLVDGFNVPMDFSPTSGDCRGIRCSADINGQCPAELRAPGGCNNPCTVFKTDEYCCTSGSCGPTNYSMFFKNNCPDAYSYPKDDATSTFTCPGGTNYRVVFCP is encoded by the coding sequence ATGGCCTTCTCTGGTGCAGCAATGGCATCGCTCGGcggcctctccttcctcctcctccccctgctCTTCGTCGTCTCCCATGCAGCTACCTTCGACATCGTCAACCAATGCTCCTTCACTGTCTGGGCCGCCGCCGTCCCCGGAGGCGGCCGCCAGCTCGACCCGAGCCAGACCTGGACCATCAACGTCAATCCCGGCACCACAGGCGGCCGCGTCTGGGCCCGCACCGACTGCTCCTTCGATGGAAGCGGCAGCGGTAGCTGCCAGACAGGCGACTGCGGCGGCCTCCTGGAGTGCCAAGGCTACGGCACGCCGCCCAATACGCTGGCCGAGTTCGCCCTCAACCAGTTCCAGAACTTGGACTTCGTCGACATCTCCCTCGTCGACGGCTTCAACGTGCCCATGGACTTCAGCCCCACCTCGGGGGACTGCCGGGGCATACGGTGCTCCGCCGACATCAACGGGCAGTGCCCCGCGGAGCTGAGGGCGCCGGGCGGCTGCAACAACCCTTGCACCGTGTTCAAAACTGATGAGTACTGCTGCACCTCCGGCAGCTGCGGGCCGACAAACTACTCCATGTTCTTCAAGAACAACTGCCCCGATGCTTACAGCTACCCCAAGGACGACGCAACCAGCACCTTCACCTGCCCCGGTGGGACTAATTACAGGGTTGTCTTCTGCCCTTAA